Proteins encoded within one genomic window of Acidihalobacter prosperus:
- the oadA gene encoding sodium-extruding oxaloacetate decarboxylase subunit alpha — protein MTQVHITDTILRDAHQSLIATRLRTEDMIPACERLDRAGYWSLEVWGGATFDACLRFLKEDPWERLRKLREALPNTRLQMLLRGQNLLGYRHYADDVVRDFVACAAGNGIDVFRIFDALNDLRNVKTAIEAVKHAGKHAQGAISYTQSPVHTVEQFVRQAKQLRKLGCDSLVVKDMAGLLTPFNTAELFAALTDAVDCPVHLHTHATSGQAEMCHLKAIENGCRHIDTAISAFAGGTSHAPTEAMVAALANTPYDTGLDLGLIQEIGFYFREVRKKYHQFESEYTGVDTRVLSSQLPGGMISNLVNQLREQGALDRFGAVLAEIPRVREDLGYPPLVTPSSQIVGTQAVLNVITGERYKTITNEVKMYFQGRYGRAPGRVNPVVRRQAIGNQETITQRPADLLPPEMDRLRREAGEFAHTEEDVLTVAMFPEIGAEFLKQRAESTLQPEPLLPPAPPQREAAAPRAAPLEFNATLHGETYHIKVTGSGHRRDDIRPFYVTVDGIPEEIMLEVLDEAELGGEGGEAAQRTRAGGSLRPRATRPGQISTTMPGTVIEVLVEIGQTVKAGDPLLIIEAMKMETEIQAAIGGTVQTIHVVKGDSVNPDETLVEIAP, from the coding sequence ATGACACAGGTACACATCACCGACACCATTCTCCGGGATGCCCACCAGAGCCTGATTGCCACGCGCTTGCGGACGGAGGACATGATCCCGGCCTGCGAACGGCTGGATCGGGCCGGCTACTGGTCGCTCGAAGTCTGGGGCGGCGCCACCTTCGACGCCTGCCTGCGCTTTCTCAAGGAAGATCCATGGGAACGTCTGCGCAAGCTGCGCGAAGCCCTGCCGAACACGCGGTTGCAGATGTTGCTACGCGGACAGAACCTGCTCGGCTACCGCCACTATGCCGACGACGTAGTGCGCGATTTCGTGGCCTGCGCCGCCGGCAACGGCATCGACGTGTTCCGCATCTTCGATGCGCTCAATGACCTGCGCAACGTGAAGACGGCCATCGAAGCGGTCAAGCACGCGGGCAAACATGCCCAGGGCGCGATTTCATACACCCAAAGCCCCGTGCATACCGTCGAACAGTTCGTACGCCAGGCCAAGCAGCTGCGCAAGCTGGGTTGCGACAGCCTCGTCGTCAAGGACATGGCCGGCCTGCTGACGCCTTTCAATACGGCCGAGCTGTTTGCGGCACTCACCGATGCCGTCGACTGTCCGGTCCACCTGCACACACACGCCACCTCGGGGCAAGCCGAGATGTGCCACCTCAAGGCCATCGAAAACGGCTGCCGCCATATCGACACCGCCATCTCGGCCTTCGCCGGAGGCACCAGCCATGCGCCCACCGAAGCCATGGTTGCGGCCCTGGCCAACACGCCGTACGACACCGGGCTGGATCTCGGCTTGATTCAGGAAATTGGCTTCTATTTCCGCGAGGTGCGCAAGAAATACCACCAGTTCGAAAGCGAGTACACCGGTGTCGACACCCGCGTGCTCAGTAGCCAATTGCCTGGGGGCATGATCTCCAATCTGGTCAACCAGCTCCGCGAGCAGGGGGCGCTCGACCGTTTTGGCGCGGTACTTGCCGAAATCCCGCGCGTCCGCGAGGATCTTGGCTATCCGCCGCTGGTCACGCCGAGTTCGCAGATCGTGGGTACCCAGGCCGTACTCAATGTCATCACCGGCGAGCGCTACAAAACCATCACCAACGAGGTGAAGATGTATTTCCAGGGGCGATACGGCCGCGCACCCGGCCGGGTCAATCCGGTCGTGCGCCGCCAGGCGATCGGCAACCAGGAAACCATCACGCAGCGCCCTGCCGACCTGCTCCCCCCGGAAATGGATCGGCTGCGCCGGGAGGCCGGCGAGTTCGCGCATACGGAAGAAGATGTGCTGACCGTCGCCATGTTCCCCGAAATCGGGGCCGAGTTCCTCAAGCAGCGCGCCGAATCCACGCTGCAACCGGAGCCTCTGCTCCCACCCGCGCCACCGCAGAGGGAAGCGGCCGCGCCCCGTGCCGCGCCGCTGGAGTTCAATGCCACCCTGCATGGCGAAACCTACCATATAAAGGTCACCGGCAGCGGGCATCGACGCGATGACATCAGGCCGTTTTATGTCACCGTCGACGGCATCCCCGAGGAAATCATGCTCGAGGTCCTGGACGAAGCCGAACTCGGCGGAGAAGGCGGCGAAGCTGCGCAACGCACCCGCGCGGGCGGCAGCCTTCGCCCGCGCGCCACGCGCCCGGGACAGATTTCCACCACGATGCCGGGCACCGTCATCGAAGTGCTGGTCGAAATCGGACAAACCGTCAAGGCCGGCGACCCGCTGCTCATCATCGAAGCGATGAAAATGGAAACCGAGATACAGGCCGCCATCGGCGGTACGGTGCAGACTATTCACGTGGTCAAGGGAGACAGCGTGAATCCGGACGAAACCCTGGTTGAAATTGCGCCATGA
- a CDS encoding uracil-DNA glycosylase, with product MSTQDFDAACRRCERLTGFLDTVKRKHPAYHCAPVAPFGARRARLLVVGLAPGMHGANASGRPFTGDYAGILLYRCLHRHGFSNMAEVTGPDDGLILQDCRITNAVKCLPPENKPTGGEVATCNAYLAAELQALPPRALILVLGGVAHKATIRALGLRQAEYPFAHAAEYDLPDDRHLLASYHCSRYNTQTRRLTESMFDAVVQRARDYLDGQA from the coding sequence GTGAGCACGCAGGATTTCGATGCGGCATGCAGGCGCTGTGAGCGTCTGACCGGGTTCCTCGATACGGTCAAACGCAAACACCCCGCCTACCATTGCGCGCCGGTCGCTCCCTTTGGTGCGCGGCGAGCCCGCCTGCTTGTAGTTGGTCTGGCCCCCGGCATGCATGGCGCCAATGCCAGCGGGCGTCCCTTCACCGGAGACTATGCGGGCATACTCCTTTACCGCTGCCTGCATCGGCATGGCTTTTCGAATATGGCCGAGGTCACTGGACCGGATGATGGCCTGATCTTGCAAGATTGCCGCATTACTAATGCGGTCAAGTGCCTGCCGCCCGAAAACAAACCCACGGGCGGGGAGGTTGCGACCTGCAATGCCTATCTTGCTGCGGAGCTGCAGGCGCTGCCTCCGCGAGCGCTGATACTGGTGTTGGGTGGCGTAGCGCACAAGGCCACGATCCGTGCGCTCGGATTGAGGCAGGCGGAATACCCGTTTGCCCACGCTGCGGAATACGACCTGCCTGACGACCGGCACTTGCTCGCCTCCTACCATTGCAGCCGCTACAACACGCAGACGCGACGTTTGACCGAATCGATGTTCGATGCCGTCGTGCAGCGGGCGCGCGACTACCTCGATGGACAAGCCTGA
- the rpmF gene encoding 50S ribosomal protein L32, producing MAVQQGRTTPSRRGMRRSHDALKPPALSVDPTTGETHRRHHITPDGFYRGRQVIKPEAVSEE from the coding sequence ATGGCTGTTCAGCAAGGACGTACCACCCCGTCACGCCGCGGCATGCGCCGCTCGCACGACGCCCTCAAGCCGCCGGCGCTTTCCGTCGACCCGACTACGGGCGAGACGCACCGCCGTCATCACATCACGCCTGACGGCTTCTACCGCGGTCGTCAAGTAATCAAGCCGGAAGCCGTTTCCGAGGAATAA
- a CDS encoding acetyl-CoA carboxylase biotin carboxylase subunit — translation MIKKILIANRGEIAVRIIRACAELGITSVAVYTDADRHGLHVKKADEAYYIGPDSQSGYLSVHRMVNLARASGCDAIHPGYGFLSENAAFARQCEARGIAFIGPSAAVIERMGDKLAARAAMIAAGVPVVPGSEGNLTSIEEALSLADGIGYPVMLKATTGGGGRGIRRCDSPDDLRRHYDRVLSEATKAFGSAEIFMEKAVVDPRHIEVQVLGDTHGQVVHLFERDCSIQRRHQKLLEIAPSPQLDDKQRAYVGELAVRAAQAVDYTNAGTVEFLLDRDGSFYFMEMNTRLQVEHPVTEMITGVDLVQSQINVAAGLPLGYTQADIARNGYAIEFRINAEDPQNDFLPSFGRITRYFAPGGPGVRTDGAIYTGYYIPPHYDSMLAKLIVWAPDWDGLLRRARRTLHDIGVYGVKTTIPYHLQILNMPAFAEGRFDTGFVEAHPELTEYSLKRSSREVAAAIAAALAAHHGL, via the coding sequence ATGATCAAGAAAATCCTTATTGCCAATCGTGGCGAGATCGCCGTGCGCATCATCCGCGCATGCGCCGAGCTTGGCATCACATCCGTCGCAGTCTACACCGACGCGGACCGGCACGGACTGCATGTCAAGAAAGCCGACGAAGCGTACTACATCGGCCCTGACAGTCAGTCCGGCTACCTGAGCGTGCACCGCATGGTAAACCTGGCTCGCGCTTCGGGCTGCGACGCCATCCACCCGGGCTACGGCTTCCTGTCCGAGAACGCCGCCTTTGCGCGCCAGTGCGAGGCGCGCGGCATCGCTTTTATCGGCCCCAGCGCCGCAGTCATCGAACGCATGGGCGACAAACTGGCCGCGCGCGCGGCCATGATCGCCGCGGGAGTTCCCGTCGTCCCCGGCAGCGAAGGCAATCTCACCAGCATCGAAGAGGCGCTGTCCCTGGCGGATGGGATCGGCTATCCGGTCATGCTCAAGGCCACCACCGGAGGCGGTGGTCGCGGCATCCGCCGTTGCGACAGCCCTGACGATCTTCGGCGCCACTATGACCGCGTCCTCTCCGAAGCGACCAAGGCCTTCGGCTCGGCCGAGATATTCATGGAAAAGGCCGTAGTCGATCCGCGGCATATCGAAGTCCAGGTGTTGGGCGACACGCACGGTCAAGTCGTACACCTATTTGAACGTGACTGCTCGATACAGCGCAGGCACCAAAAACTGCTCGAAATCGCGCCCTCGCCACAACTCGACGACAAGCAGCGCGCATACGTCGGCGAACTCGCGGTGCGAGCCGCGCAGGCAGTAGACTACACCAACGCCGGGACAGTCGAATTTCTGCTGGACCGCGACGGCAGCTTCTATTTCATGGAAATGAACACGCGACTGCAGGTCGAGCATCCCGTCACGGAAATGATCACCGGTGTCGACCTGGTGCAATCTCAGATCAACGTGGCCGCCGGCTTGCCGCTCGGTTACACACAAGCGGACATCGCACGTAACGGTTATGCGATCGAATTCCGGATCAATGCGGAGGATCCGCAAAACGACTTCCTGCCGAGCTTCGGCCGCATCACGCGCTATTTCGCGCCGGGCGGGCCCGGCGTGCGTACGGATGGCGCCATCTATACCGGCTATTACATACCGCCGCACTACGATTCGATGCTGGCCAAACTGATCGTTTGGGCGCCCGACTGGGACGGTCTGTTGAGACGTGCGCGCCGCACCTTGCACGATATCGGCGTGTACGGCGTCAAGACCACGATCCCCTACCACCTGCAAATTCTCAACATGCCGGCATTTGCCGAGGGGCGCTTCGACACCGGCTTCGTCGAGGCGCATCCCGAATTGACCGAATACTCGCTCAAACGCTCATCGCGCGAGGTGGCCGCCGCCATCGCCGCCGCGCTTGCGGCCCATCACGGCCTATGA
- the plsX gene encoding phosphate acyltransferase PlsX has translation MTRIITIALDAMGGDIGPSVTVPAAVESVREHSDLSLVLVGDEQVIRAELSRLGASEGERLSVLHTTQTVGMDEPPAQALRGKKDSSMRVSINLVKQGNAQACVSGGNTGALMATAKYVLKTLPGIDRPAICTTIPAIKGHTYVLDLGANVDCSAEQLYQFAVMGSVLVSAVDNQASPRVGLLNIGQEDIKGNDQVRGAAQLLENSDLNYIGFVEGNDIFLGEVDVVVCDGFAGNVALKTMEGTSKTIAHFLREEFSRSWMTRLAALCAAPVLGALKRRIDPRKYNGASFLGLGGIVVKSHGSSDSVALRTAIEVARLEVEKAVPARIDSQLEALLARRASA, from the coding sequence ATGACGCGCATCATCACGATCGCCCTGGACGCCATGGGTGGCGACATCGGGCCCTCCGTGACGGTTCCAGCGGCCGTCGAGTCGGTCCGTGAACACAGCGATCTCAGCCTGGTTCTGGTTGGCGACGAACAGGTCATACGAGCCGAACTGTCGCGCCTGGGCGCCAGCGAAGGCGAGCGCCTGAGCGTGCTACACACCACCCAGACCGTCGGCATGGACGAGCCGCCCGCACAGGCACTGCGCGGCAAAAAGGATTCGTCCATGCGTGTCTCGATCAATCTCGTCAAGCAGGGCAATGCGCAGGCTTGCGTCAGCGGCGGCAACACCGGCGCGCTGATGGCCACCGCCAAATACGTGCTCAAGACCTTGCCGGGTATCGATAGGCCCGCGATCTGCACCACGATTCCCGCGATCAAGGGGCATACTTATGTGCTGGATCTCGGGGCCAATGTCGATTGTTCGGCCGAACAGTTGTACCAGTTCGCGGTGATGGGGTCGGTACTGGTCAGTGCCGTCGACAATCAGGCGAGTCCGCGCGTCGGCCTGCTCAACATCGGCCAGGAAGACATCAAGGGCAACGACCAGGTTCGCGGCGCCGCGCAATTGCTCGAAAACAGCGATCTCAACTACATCGGCTTCGTGGAAGGCAATGACATCTTCCTCGGCGAGGTCGACGTGGTGGTGTGCGACGGATTCGCAGGCAATGTCGCGCTCAAGACCATGGAGGGTACCTCCAAGACCATTGCGCATTTTCTGCGCGAGGAATTCAGCCGTTCCTGGATGACCCGGCTCGCGGCCTTGTGCGCCGCACCGGTGCTCGGTGCGCTCAAACGCCGGATAGATCCGCGCAAATATAATGGTGCCAGCTTTCTGGGCCTCGGCGGTATCGTGGTCAAAAGCCATGGCTCCTCCGACAGCGTGGCCCTGCGCACCGCCATCGAGGTGGCGCGACTGGAGGTTGAAAAGGCCGTGCCGGCCCGCATCGACAGCCAGCTGGAGGCATTACTGGCCAGGCGCGCGAGCGCATGA
- a CDS encoding HAD-IA family hydrolase, with amino-acid sequence MKREFSLLVFDWDGTLMDSEARIVASMQRAMRTLALDPLPAPAIRRIIGLGIQEAVCSLYEGADHDFVARFAAAYREAFMHGENVAQQLFPGVGDVLDELERDGYLLAVATGKGRAGLDRGLEATGLAPRFHATRCADESRSKPHPAMLEELISVCGVTPTATLMIGDTTFDLEMARNAGAAAIGVSYGVHPEAHLQALSPLTILDRITDLPAWLRDYRAAA; translated from the coding sequence ATGAAACGAGAATTTTCCTTACTGGTGTTCGACTGGGATGGCACGCTGATGGATTCGGAGGCGAGAATAGTCGCCAGCATGCAGCGTGCGATGCGTACGCTCGCGCTCGACCCGCTGCCAGCGCCCGCCATCCGCCGCATCATCGGGTTGGGTATCCAAGAGGCGGTATGCAGCTTGTACGAAGGTGCCGATCATGACTTCGTCGCGCGTTTCGCGGCTGCTTATCGCGAGGCATTCATGCACGGCGAGAACGTGGCCCAGCAGTTGTTTCCCGGAGTGGGCGATGTGCTGGACGAACTTGAGCGCGACGGCTATCTGCTCGCGGTTGCCACGGGCAAGGGCAGGGCCGGTCTGGATCGCGGACTGGAGGCGACCGGCTTGGCGCCACGCTTCCATGCGACGCGTTGCGCCGATGAAAGCCGGTCGAAACCCCATCCGGCCATGCTTGAGGAATTGATATCGGTCTGTGGCGTGACGCCCACGGCAACCTTGATGATCGGCGATACCACCTTCGATCTGGAGATGGCCCGCAACGCCGGTGCGGCAGCGATCGGTGTGAGCTATGGCGTCCATCCCGAGGCCCATCTGCAGGCCCTGTCGCCTCTGACGATTCTCGACCGCATCACCGATCTGCCGGCTTGGCTTCGTGATTACCGTGCCGCCGCCTGA
- a CDS encoding YceD family protein: MSDKLPQRIDPIRAAEQGRVLRGRVPVRQLPRLFEVVVAEGDPIEVEFRFERDIDRRPFVALDCRAELLLRCERCLGEVRFELDQRQRLELIDGSVGTVEPGPESLVVGEDGLYLRDLLEDEVLLALPLIPRHGSREACDQENLVWLAGPEVDEKPKPEQAANPFDVLRTLKD, from the coding sequence ATGTCTGACAAGCTGCCTCAGCGTATCGACCCGATCAGGGCGGCGGAGCAAGGCCGGGTGTTGCGAGGGCGGGTGCCCGTCCGGCAACTGCCGCGGCTGTTCGAGGTCGTCGTGGCCGAAGGCGACCCTATCGAGGTTGAATTTCGCTTCGAGCGGGATATCGATCGGCGGCCTTTCGTCGCCCTCGATTGTCGAGCCGAGCTGCTGCTGCGCTGCGAGCGCTGTTTGGGCGAGGTCCGCTTCGAACTCGACCAGCGGCAGCGTCTGGAACTGATCGATGGTTCGGTCGGTACGGTCGAGCCAGGTCCGGAGAGCTTGGTGGTGGGCGAAGACGGACTGTATTTGCGGGATCTGCTGGAGGATGAGGTTTTGCTTGCCCTGCCGCTGATCCCGCGACACGGCTCGCGCGAAGCATGCGACCAGGAAAATCTGGTCTGGCTGGCCGGACCCGAAGTTGACGAGAAGCCGAAGCCCGAGCAGGCGGCCAATCCGTTCGACGTGTTGCGAACATTGAAAGACTGA
- a CDS encoding beta-ketoacyl-ACP synthase III has protein sequence MSIYARIAGTGGYLPERILSNQDLERMVETSDQWITERTGIKKRHIAAEGEATCDLAEAASRRALEMAGRRADEIDLIVVATTTPDRIFPSTACLLQARLGAAAGCPAFDIQAVCTGFVYALGVADKFIRAGSARCALVVGAETFSRILDWSDRSTCVLFGDGAGAVILEASETPGILSTHLHADGRYESLLNVPYGVSEGHEHLEAGEAKVKMRGNEVFKIAVNTLGRIVDETLAENGMSKSDVDWLVPHQANIRIINATARKLSMPMERVVVTVDQHGNTSAASVPLALDVAVRDGRIRRGETVLMEAFGGGFTWGSAILKF, from the coding sequence ATGAGCATCTACGCGCGGATCGCGGGAACAGGCGGCTATCTGCCGGAGAGAATCCTGAGCAACCAGGATCTCGAGCGCATGGTGGAAACCAGCGATCAGTGGATCACCGAACGGACAGGTATCAAGAAGCGTCATATCGCGGCAGAGGGGGAAGCCACCTGCGATTTGGCCGAGGCCGCTTCGCGCCGCGCACTGGAAATGGCGGGGCGTCGCGCCGACGAGATCGATCTGATCGTGGTCGCAACGACGACGCCCGATCGCATCTTCCCGAGCACGGCGTGCCTGCTCCAGGCGCGTCTGGGCGCCGCGGCTGGGTGCCCTGCCTTCGACATCCAGGCCGTCTGCACCGGCTTTGTCTACGCCCTTGGCGTGGCAGACAAATTCATCCGTGCCGGCAGCGCGCGCTGCGCCCTGGTGGTGGGCGCCGAAACCTTTTCGCGCATTCTCGACTGGAGCGACCGCTCCACCTGCGTGCTGTTCGGCGACGGCGCCGGCGCCGTCATACTGGAGGCGAGCGAAACGCCGGGCATTCTATCCACGCATCTGCATGCCGACGGTCGCTACGAATCGCTGCTCAATGTGCCGTACGGAGTCTCTGAAGGGCACGAACACCTGGAGGCCGGCGAAGCCAAGGTCAAGATGCGCGGCAACGAAGTATTCAAGATTGCGGTCAACACGCTCGGTCGCATCGTCGACGAGACGCTGGCAGAGAATGGCATGAGCAAGTCGGACGTCGACTGGCTGGTGCCGCATCAGGCCAATATCCGCATTATCAATGCCACTGCACGCAAGCTCAGCATGCCGATGGAGCGCGTGGTAGTGACCGTGGATCAGCACGGCAATACCTCAGCCGCTTCGGTGCCGCTGGCGCTGGATGTCGCCGTTCGCGACGGGCGTATCCGCCGGGGCGAAACCGTGCTCATGGAGGCCTTTGGCGGCGGCTTTACCTGGGGATCGGCGATCCTGAAATTCTGA
- a CDS encoding Maf family protein has protein sequence MSRQLILASSSPYRRELLARLELPFETAAPAIDETPAPDEPPRALVERLSRDKAGALRPRFPHALLIGSDQCVVLDDRIVGKPGTHEQARSQLLAASGRSVAVHTGLCLLDAATGVRWEDVVSYEIEFRELDADEIERYLQAERPYDCAGSVKSEGLGVSLLRHMRGDDPSALVGLPLIRLCDMLRAAGIQVPA, from the coding sequence ATGAGCCGGCAGCTGATACTGGCGTCGTCCTCCCCCTACCGACGCGAGCTGCTCGCCCGGCTTGAACTCCCCTTCGAAACGGCCGCGCCAGCCATCGACGAAACGCCAGCACCGGATGAACCGCCCCGCGCACTGGTTGAACGCCTATCCCGCGACAAGGCCGGCGCCTTGCGTCCGCGCTTCCCGCATGCCCTGCTGATCGGCTCCGATCAATGCGTCGTGCTCGATGACCGAATCGTCGGCAAGCCAGGCACGCACGAACAGGCAAGATCCCAGCTGCTGGCGGCTTCGGGACGAAGCGTAGCCGTCCATACCGGGCTATGCCTGCTGGACGCCGCCACCGGCGTCCGCTGGGAGGATGTGGTGAGTTACGAGATCGAATTCAGGGAACTCGATGCGGATGAAATAGAACGTTATCTGCAAGCCGAGCGCCCTTACGACTGCGCCGGCAGCGTCAAGTCCGAGGGGTTGGGCGTATCCCTGCTCAGGCACATGCGCGGGGACGATCCGAGTGCCCTGGTCGGGCTACCCTTGATACGGCTGTGCGATATGTTGCGTGCGGCGGGCATCCAGGTACCTGCGTAG
- a CDS encoding CYTH domain-containing protein, translating into MPTEIERKFLVTSDAWRHQASRSIRYRQGYLGPAETSSVRVRVSDSAAYLNIKGATLGVSRLEYEYPIPLDDAHEMLDRLCRKPLIEKTRHIVEHAGHHWEIDVFEGDNEGLIVAEIELASEDESFARPPWLGTEVSDDVRYYNVSLVAHPFKAWGASRGSCP; encoded by the coding sequence ATGCCTACCGAAATAGAGCGCAAATTCCTGGTGACTTCCGATGCCTGGCGGCATCAGGCGTCGCGCAGCATCCGCTACCGGCAGGGCTATCTCGGGCCGGCCGAAACCAGTTCGGTGCGGGTTCGGGTGTCCGATAGTGCGGCATACCTCAACATCAAAGGGGCTACGCTGGGCGTCTCTCGCCTGGAATACGAGTACCCGATCCCGCTCGATGACGCACATGAAATGCTCGATCGACTTTGCCGGAAGCCCTTGATAGAGAAGACTCGCCATATCGTCGAACATGCCGGTCACCACTGGGAAATCGATGTCTTCGAGGGCGACAATGAGGGCCTGATCGTGGCCGAAATCGAGCTGGCGTCGGAAGACGAGTCGTTTGCTCGGCCGCCATGGCTGGGCACGGAAGTATCCGATGACGTCCGTTACTACAACGTCAGCCTGGTCGCTCACCCCTTCAAGGCCTGGGGGGCGTCCCGGGGCAGCTGCCCGTGA